In Bacillus weihaiensis, the genomic stretch GTTCTTTATCACAAGCGGCTTTAGAAACTCTCGCTATAGTTGCTTATCGCCAGCCAATAACAAGAGCAGAAATTGAAGAAATACGTGGAGTGAAAACAGAAAGGCCAATTCAGACATTGGTTACTAAGATCCTTATTAAAGAAGTAGGAAGAGCAGAAGGAACGGGACGAGCAATTCTTTATGGTACAACTAAAGAATTTCTAGAGTACTTTGGATTGAAATCTATTAAGGAATTACCTCCTCTTCCTGATAAATCAGACGATGATTTTGATAATGAGGAAGCTGACTTATTTTTTGAAAAGTTTAACGAAACATTTGAAGATTTAACATAATAGTATAGCTGTTTTTACTATTGAAAACAGTATAGGCTAACTGATCTTAAGTCAGCCTATACTGTTTTTTAAGTGCTTAAAAAACGATAACATGCATCATTTGTGGATATACGCTTCAACATCCAGCTTCAGCGCCTAGCCCCTCGAGGTTGTACTTCGCTTGCCGAGGCTTTTAGCTGAGGCTATTCATTTTTTGTTGAGCTCCGTTAGAGAATTCGATTTCCGTGAAAAAGCCAGGGGAGCTCTTATATTGCTACAGATATTAAATAACTACAAGCTTTAACTATCATAACGTAGAAGGTACTCTTAAAGAAAGAGTGTAAAGTTTTAATCATAAGCTTGGTCCAAATGCATAAACTTGTACAAAACGACTAAGGGGACGTGGATGCTTTATGCTACAAATGAAGAAACTATCAACTTGCTTTATCATCATAATCCTTTTTATTTCCTTGCTCCCGCACCAAACATCAGCAATCGGTGTGAGTGCTCAAACTGCAATTTTAATAGATCAAGAATCAGGAAGAGTACTATACGAGAAAGATGCACATAAAAAAATGAGGATAGCAAGTATAACGAAAATTATGACTGCGATATTAGCGGTTGAATCTGAAAAACTAAATGATATGGTTACTGTTAGTGAAAAGGCTACTCAAGCAGAGGGTTCTTCAATTTATTTACAAAAAGGGGAAGAAATTAAATTGGAGGACTTAGTATATGGGCTTATGCTTAGATCAGGAAATGATTCAGCAGTTGCTATCGCCGAACATGTCGGGGGGAGTCTTGAAGGATTTGTTATCATGATGAATCAAAAAGCAGAAGAAATTGGCATGACAAACACTGTTTTTGCAAATCCACATGGTTTAGATGATCATGAGAATCATTATTCTACAGCATATGACATGGCTATTTTAACTCAATATGCCATGCAAAACGAGGAGTATCAAAAGATTTCAGGTACAAAAACACATAAGGCCCCAAATCCAAATGAGAAATGGGACAGAGTATGGCATAACAAAAATAAGCTGTTAACACAGCTATATGACTATTCGACAGGTGGAAAAACTGGGTACACAGTAAGAGCAAAGCGAACGCTCGTATCAACGGCGTCAAAGGAAGGATTTCATACAATTGTAGTCACATTAAATGATCCAGATGATTGGGATGACCATATCAATCTTCATAACTATGCATATAGTCAATTTGAAATAACAAAATTAAAGAATCAAGGAGTCATTAAGGAAATAGAAAATGAATTTTACAAAAATAAGGTGTTTATTGAAAGAGATGTTATTTATCCTTTAACGAAGGAAGAACAAGAAAAAGTCAAGATCAATATGACCTTATCGAAACCTCAAGAAGAGTGGGAAGACAGTAGGAATGTTCCAGATGTAGTAGGGAAGATGTCAATAAAAGTTGATGAAAAAGAAATTGCTCAATTACCAATTTATTTTGATAATGGAAATGTAGAAAAACCAAAAGGTTCATTATGGGATTTGTTTAAACAATTATTTTTCATTGCGGCTGGTGTAAAGTAGCATGGTTAATCTCATATGGGTATCCTTAACAGTTATCGGAATAGTTTTTGCAATGTTTAACGGAACTATGGAAGAGGTTAATGAAGCAATTTTCAAAGGTGGCAAAGAAGCTGTCACTATTTCGATAGGATTTATTAGTGTTCTTGTGTTTTGGTTAGGGTTAATGAAAGTAGCAGAAAAAGCAGGTCTACTTGAGAAGCTAGGGAAGCTATTCAAGCCAATTGTAACAAGGCTATTTCCAGAGGTACCTCCTGAACACCCAGCGATGGGCTATATGTTATCAAATATGATGGCGAATTTGTTTGGGCTAGGCAATGCAGCTACCCCTCTTGGGATTAAAGCGATGGAGCAGTTAAAGGTGTTAAATGGAAATTCAGATAAAGCAAGCCGCTCAATGATTACCTTTTTGGCTATTAATACATCAAGCTTAACGTTAATACCTACTACAGTTATTGCTATTATGATGACCTACGGCTCTGCATCACCTACAAGTATTGTTGGACCGACATTAATTGCAACATTCTTATCTACTTTAGGAGCAATAATGATTGATCGATATTTTTACTATAGGAGAAAGAAAAAGGGTGATGAGTAGAGATGGGGATTATTGGAGTTGTTTCACTGTGGATTATACCCGTTATAATCGGTGTCATCTTACTATATGGTACGTATAAAAGAGTACCGACATATGAGGCTTTTGTCGAAGGAGGAAAAGAAGGAATTACAATATCCTTCTCCATTATTCCCTATTTAGTTGGAATGTTAGTAGCGATTTCTGTTTTTAGAGCGTCTAGAGCACTAGAGTTTTTAATGGATTTCATGAAGCCGGTACTTGAAGTGTTGCATATTCCTTCTGAAATTGTTCCTCTTGCGTTCATACGACCTATCTCTGGGACAGCGGCATTAGGTCTTACATCAGATATTATCTCCACATATGGACCTGATTCATTTATTGGAATGCTTGCTGCTACAATGCAGGGTAGTACTGATACGACATTATATGTCTTAACTGTTTATTTTGGTGCAGTTGGAATACGAAAAATGGGTGATTCCTTAAAAGTTGGATTACTAGCAGATTTTGTTGGGATTGTGGCAGCGATCGTCATCGTTTCACTCCTATTCGCTTAAAGCAATATACGAGCGTTTTTTACTACCATTAATGGTATTTAACATGAATTTGAATATATGACTGTATTTTACACGTAATATCCAGAGGAGTAAGAGAGAAAAAGCCTTTCTCCTAGTTAGGAAAAATTGGTTCGGAAGTTTACTTTCCGAGCTTTTTTTTGTTGCTTAGAAAACTAGAGGGTGCATCAATTTGATTAAGCACTTTTATGCGACAATTAGCAGACTGACTTTTTCGATAAAGTCAGTTGCCTAACAAAGGATGTATGAATGAATGGAATATATTTCATAACCTATCTATAGTACCTAACTTTACAGAGGTATAAGTCTCGCTTTATGGTACGTAGTACAGGAAGATAAATTATGGTATGATAGTGTAGCGCAATTTGACGATTATTGAGTTTTTTAGCGAAGGATTTTAAGTGAGATCGTAAACTATTCATGAGAATGGTTAAAAGTAGGTAATGAAGAGGATTCTATAATAGACTAGGATTTTCTCCTGTAACGAGATTGCCATTTGTTTACATATTCAGAGCGTGTAAAGGACAGAATCACTTGTGAGCTCATACTAACGGATATTTATCTTAATCCCGTTTTAAATCTAGTGTCTATTGTTGGCGAAAATTGTGAAATGGTTAATAAAGCATTAATATGTTATAGAGGTGAAAGAAATGGAACGTTTACAAAAAGTAATTGCTCATGCTGGATATGCATCAAGAAGAAAGGCTGAGGAATTGATTTTAGAAGGAAAAGTAAAAGTGAATGGGAAAATTGTTAAAGAGTTAGGTACAAAAGTAACAGATTCTGACAAAGTTGAGGTAGAAGGGATTCCGTTAGAAAGGGAAGAGCCTGTGTATGTTCTTCTATATAAACCTAGTGGTGTCATCTCTGCTGTTAAAGATGATAAAGGTAGAAAAGTAGTAACGGATTTCTTTCCTTATATAAAACAAAGAATTTATCCTGTTGGTAGATTGGATTATGATACATCTGGATTATTGTTGCTAACAAATGATGGGGAATTTGCCAATATTCTCATGCACCCAAGATATGAAGTTGAAAAATCTTATGTAGCAAAGGTGAAAGGAATCCCAACACGTGAAAAGATAAGAGAGCTCGAAAAGGGTGTTCATCTTGAAGATGGAAAGACAGCGCCTGCAAACGCGAAAATTTTATCAGTGGATAAAAAGAAAAACACGTGTATTCTTGAATTGAAGATTCATGAAGGACGCAATCGACAAGTAAGAAGAATGTTTGAAGCGATTGGTTATCCAGTACAAAAATTAAAACGTGAAAAATATGCCTTCTTAAACTTAAGTGGATTAAATACAGGTGATTCAAGAGAGCTTACTCCACACGAGGTAAAACAGTTGAGAGCTCTAGCACAGCACGGTAGTAAAATATAAATAGTTTCACACAAACTTCAAAATATAAAATAAAGTGAGTTTGTGTGAAATGGTATAATAGCTAAGAATGTCTAAGGGTAGGGGAGTATGAAATGAAGAAAAAAAAACGCTTACTCATGCGCTCTATTATTTTAATACTATTAATTAGTGCATTAGGCTACACATTATATTCGAATTTTTTCGTTAGCAAGGAAAGAGTAAGGGCTGGCAGTGAGGCACCAAATTTTCTTCTGAAGGATTTAGAAGGAAACGAACATCAATTGTCAGATTATAAAGGGAAAGGTGTTTTTCTTAACTTTTGGGGAACTTGGTGTGAACCTTGCGAAAGAGAAATGCCTTATATGAATAAGCAATATCAGATGTATAAGGACCAAGGTGTCGAAGTCCTAGCTGTAAATATTGCAGAATCTGATTTAGCAGTGAGTACATTTGTTAATAAATATGATTTATCCTTTCCTGTTGTTCTTGATAAACAGAGTCAAGTGTTTAAGGCCTATGGTGTCGGAAAGTTACCTGCAACCTATCTTATTGATTCTGATGGAAAGGTTGTTGATGTGATTACAGGAACATTAACAGAAAGAATGATTCAGGAATACATGGAACAGATTAAACCATAAAATGGGGAGTTTTTCAGCATGAACAAAGATACATGTGAGTGTGGTCATGTTAATCCTAAAGGAACACTTCTGTGTGAATCATGTGGAAATCCAATAGCTGAAAAAGAAAAAAAAGAACTATTGGATATGAAGTACGAGGGGTCTGCTAGACGCTCACAAACTTATAAAAAAACAGTAGTTGATAAAGTTTGGAATTTTTTCTCTTCCGTTAAAGTTGGTGTATGGTTAATTGTTATTACGTTAATTGCTTCTGCAATAGGAACAATATTTCCTCAGAAGCAATTTATCCCGCCAACGGCAACAGCCAGTGAATTTTACAAAGAAGAGTATGGGTTCTTTGGAGACTTATATTATCAATTAGGTTTTCATGATTTATATGGCTCATGGTGGTATATTATTTTAGTTGCTTCAATTGGTATTTCACTTGTAATTGCAAGTCTAGACCGGTTTGTTCCGTTATATCGTGCATTGAAAAAGCAAGGTGTAACGAGGCACGAATCCTTTTTAAAACGGCAAAGATACTATAGTTCAACACAGATAGACACAATAGAATTAGATGGGATCATAAAGAAATTCGCATCGCGTCGTTATAAAGTAAGAGAAGAAAACGGAAATCTTTTAGCTGAAAAGGGACGTTTTTCTCGTTGGGGTCCTTATGTTAATCATTGTGGATTAATTCTCTTTTTATTCGGAGCAATGCTGAGATCTGTACCTGGAATGTATGTCGATGAAGTACTCTGGGTGAGAGAAGGAGAAATTGAGGTTATTC encodes the following:
- the resA gene encoding thiol-disulfide oxidoreductase ResA — protein: MKKKKRLLMRSIILILLISALGYTLYSNFFVSKERVRAGSEAPNFLLKDLEGNEHQLSDYKGKGVFLNFWGTWCEPCEREMPYMNKQYQMYKDQGVEVLAVNIAESDLAVSTFVNKYDLSFPVVLDKQSQVFKAYGVGKLPATYLIDSDGKVVDVITGTLTERMIQEYMEQIKP
- a CDS encoding D-alanyl-D-alanine carboxypeptidase family protein, with amino-acid sequence MLQMKKLSTCFIIIILFISLLPHQTSAIGVSAQTAILIDQESGRVLYEKDAHKKMRIASITKIMTAILAVESEKLNDMVTVSEKATQAEGSSIYLQKGEEIKLEDLVYGLMLRSGNDSAVAIAEHVGGSLEGFVIMMNQKAEEIGMTNTVFANPHGLDDHENHYSTAYDMAILTQYAMQNEEYQKISGTKTHKAPNPNEKWDRVWHNKNKLLTQLYDYSTGGKTGYTVRAKRTLVSTASKEGFHTIVVTLNDPDDWDDHINLHNYAYSQFEITKLKNQGVIKEIENEFYKNKVFIERDVIYPLTKEEQEKVKINMTLSKPQEEWEDSRNVPDVVGKMSIKVDEKEIAQLPIYFDNGNVEKPKGSLWDLFKQLFFIAAGVK
- the rluB gene encoding 23S rRNA pseudouridine(2605) synthase RluB, encoding MERLQKVIAHAGYASRRKAEELILEGKVKVNGKIVKELGTKVTDSDKVEVEGIPLEREEPVYVLLYKPSGVISAVKDDKGRKVVTDFFPYIKQRIYPVGRLDYDTSGLLLLTNDGEFANILMHPRYEVEKSYVAKVKGIPTREKIRELEKGVHLEDGKTAPANAKILSVDKKKNTCILELKIHEGRNRQVRRMFEAIGYPVQKLKREKYAFLNLSGLNTGDSRELTPHEVKQLRALAQHGSKI
- a CDS encoding nucleoside recognition domain-containing protein yields the protein MVNLIWVSLTVIGIVFAMFNGTMEEVNEAIFKGGKEAVTISIGFISVLVFWLGLMKVAEKAGLLEKLGKLFKPIVTRLFPEVPPEHPAMGYMLSNMMANLFGLGNAATPLGIKAMEQLKVLNGNSDKASRSMITFLAINTSSLTLIPTTVIAIMMTYGSASPTSIVGPTLIATFLSTLGAIMIDRYFYYRRKKKGDE
- the scpB gene encoding SMC-Scp complex subunit ScpB; translation: MPLGVIEWTSIVEALLFAAGDEGLSLKQLIAVLEIEEREVIEILDDLNRMYQENARGIELVEVAGHFQLTTKKSHSAYLKKLVESPGNGSLSQAALETLAIVAYRQPITRAEIEEIRGVKTERPIQTLVTKILIKEVGRAEGTGRAILYGTTKEFLEYFGLKSIKELPPLPDKSDDDFDNEEADLFFEKFNETFEDLT
- a CDS encoding spore maturation protein, with amino-acid sequence MGIIGVVSLWIIPVIIGVILLYGTYKRVPTYEAFVEGGKEGITISFSIIPYLVGMLVAISVFRASRALEFLMDFMKPVLEVLHIPSEIVPLAFIRPISGTAALGLTSDIISTYGPDSFIGMLAATMQGSTDTTLYVLTVYFGAVGIRKMGDSLKVGLLADFVGIVAAIVIVSLLFA